A stretch of the Candidatus Jettenia sp. AMX2 genome encodes the following:
- a CDS encoding extracellular solute-binding protein: MMAIIVPFLFMEVCFAKQVIVYTSVDREFSEPVLKQFEEGTGIKVRAVYDTEETKGTGLVNRLIAEKDKPRADVFWCGDPIRPALLETKGITEPYVSGAAADIPEKYKCKEGNWTGFSARVRVILYNTNLVNLDERPLSLFDLAKPKWKDQVAIANPLFGSTAAHMAVLFDTLGDEDAVKFLFDLKTNRVRIVSSNSEVRRLVVDGEVMVGITDTDEAEMAIQERNPVKKVFPDQGDKDIGTFIMPNVVCLIKGGPHPDSGKKLIDYLLSKEVERQLAFASCYQIPLRHDVRRPADVYMIDAIKGMDVDYHKAAKKMEEIEEFLKDWAGG; encoded by the coding sequence ATGATGGCAATAATTGTTCCCTTCCTTTTCATGGAGGTATGTTTTGCGAAGCAAGTGATTGTTTATACCTCGGTGGATAGAGAGTTCTCTGAACCGGTACTTAAACAATTTGAGGAAGGTACCGGGATAAAGGTACGGGCAGTTTATGACACGGAAGAGACAAAGGGTACAGGCCTGGTTAACAGGCTGATTGCGGAAAAGGATAAGCCCCGGGCCGATGTTTTCTGGTGTGGCGATCCGATACGGCCTGCTTTACTTGAGACAAAAGGCATAACAGAGCCGTATGTCTCAGGTGCCGCTGCTGATATTCCGGAAAAATACAAGTGTAAGGAGGGAAATTGGACAGGATTTTCTGCCCGTGTCCGGGTCATTCTTTATAATACAAACCTGGTAAATCTTGATGAAAGGCCTTTATCCCTGTTTGACCTTGCGAAACCAAAATGGAAAGATCAGGTGGCGATTGCAAACCCGCTCTTTGGCTCCACCGCAGCGCACATGGCTGTCCTGTTTGACACATTAGGCGATGAGGATGCTGTGAAGTTTCTCTTTGATTTAAAAACAAACAGGGTAAGGATTGTTTCATCAAATAGTGAGGTAAGAAGGCTTGTTGTAGACGGAGAGGTTATGGTAGGCATTACTGATACCGATGAGGCTGAGATGGCTATTCAGGAAAGAAACCCGGTAAAAAAGGTATTTCCGGATCAGGGGGATAAAGATATAGGCACCTTCATTATGCCAAACGTGGTTTGCCTTATCAAGGGCGGTCCGCATCCGGATAGCGGGAAAAAATTGATTGATTATCTCCTGAGTAAGGAGGTTGAGAGACAGCTGGCATTTGCATCCTGTTACCAGATACCGCTCAGGCATGATGTCAGAAGGCCTGCTGATGTTTATATGATTGATGCAATAAAAGGTATGGATGTCGATTACCATAAAGCGGCGAAGAAGATGGAGGAGATCGAAGAGTTTCTCAAGGATTGGGCAGGAGGATAA
- the kdsB gene encoding 3-deoxy-manno-octulosonate cytidylyltransferase, with protein MKVVVIIPARYASTRLPGKLILPEAKTVTGRYIIEHVYQNVRHAKRIDGVIVATDSREIYDIVKAFGGDVEMTSLAHTSGTDRIAEVAVRTDADIIINVQGDEPEIKAAMADKVLETLVKDERAVMSTLANKITSAAELSDPNVVKVVLDKDGYAMYFSRSQIPYVRDSQDPVSESGITFLRHLGIYAYRREFLLAYPGLPASPMEHAEKLEQLRALFHGYKIKVAFTEDTSRGIDTKEDFIAFMERYNHD; from the coding sequence GTGAAAGTAGTCGTCATTATTCCCGCAAGATATGCATCAACCAGACTTCCAGGAAAGCTCATCCTGCCAGAAGCCAAGACCGTTACCGGCAGATATATTATCGAACACGTTTATCAGAATGTAAGACATGCAAAAAGGATAGACGGTGTTATTGTTGCTACCGATAGCCGGGAGATATACGATATTGTTAAGGCATTTGGGGGAGACGTGGAGATGACATCCCTTGCTCATACCTCCGGTACCGACCGGATTGCAGAAGTGGCGGTCCGTACAGATGCGGATATCATCATAAATGTACAGGGGGATGAACCTGAGATAAAGGCTGCCATGGCAGACAAGGTTTTGGAAACCCTGGTGAAGGACGAGAGGGCTGTTATGTCAACCCTGGCAAATAAAATAACATCTGCCGCAGAGCTGTCTGATCCAAATGTCGTGAAGGTTGTACTGGATAAGGATGGATATGCGATGTATTTTTCACGGTCGCAGATTCCTTATGTCCGTGACAGTCAAGACCCGGTGAGTGAATCAGGTATTACATTCCTCAGGCATTTGGGTATTTATGCCTACAGGAGGGAGTTTTTATTAGCATATCCGGGGTTACCGGCTTCACCAATGGAGCATGCCGAGAAGCTGGAGCAACTCAGGGCACTCTTTCACGGATATAAAATAAAGGTTGCATTTACAGAGGATACGTCCCGTGGTATTGATACCAAAGAAGATTTTATAGCGTTTATGGAAAGATATAATCATGACTAA
- a CDS encoding CTP synthase: MTKHIFVTGGVVSSLGKGLNSASIGMLLESRGLNVKLQKFDPYVNIDPGTMSPYEHGEVYVTEDGAETDLDLGHYERFTNTETNKYCNFTTGSIYYSVIMKERKGEYLGKTVQVIPHVTNEIIECMQKLDGPDTDVVISEIGGIVGDIENQPFLEAIRQFGQKVGKENVLYIHLTLIPYLSAAEEIKTKPTQHSVGMMRQAGLQPDIIICRTEKHLGEEVKEKISLFCNVDRNAIIEERDVKPYLYEIPLILVEQGLDKLIIQKLRLKTNGNTLGKWVSILEILRNPSRATEIAIVGKYIGHQSAYESIYESLIHGGIGNNARVRIRRVESEEVEKNGARLHLEGVGGILVPGGFGMRGIEGKIEAIQYARESNIPYFGICLGMQCAAIEFARNVCNLEKANSTEFDINTPHPVISLLEEQRAVYAKGGTMRLGAQPCIIGKDTRAYEVYKTRNISERHRHRYEFNNAYKEIFSANGMVFSGHSSGDQLVEIMELRDHPWFVCVQFHPEFKSKPTNPHPLFKGFIKAALER, from the coding sequence ATGACTAAGCATATATTTGTTACGGGCGGAGTTGTTTCTTCGCTTGGCAAGGGTCTGAACTCTGCCTCTATTGGCATGTTGCTGGAAAGCAGGGGTTTGAATGTGAAATTACAAAAGTTTGATCCCTACGTCAATATCGATCCGGGAACCATGAGTCCCTATGAGCATGGAGAGGTTTATGTAACAGAGGACGGTGCAGAAACGGATCTCGACCTGGGACATTATGAACGGTTTACCAATACGGAGACGAACAAATATTGTAATTTTACGACAGGTTCTATTTATTATTCTGTCATAATGAAGGAGCGCAAAGGTGAATATTTGGGAAAAACCGTACAGGTGATTCCCCATGTTACCAACGAGATCATTGAATGCATGCAGAAACTTGACGGCCCTGATACGGACGTTGTTATATCAGAGATTGGAGGGATTGTTGGAGATATAGAAAACCAGCCTTTCCTTGAAGCCATCCGGCAGTTTGGACAAAAGGTCGGTAAGGAGAATGTCCTTTATATCCATCTTACCCTTATCCCGTATCTCAGTGCGGCTGAGGAGATAAAGACAAAACCAACGCAGCACAGTGTAGGTATGATGCGTCAGGCAGGTCTTCAGCCCGATATTATTATTTGCAGGACGGAAAAACACCTGGGTGAGGAGGTGAAGGAAAAAATATCTTTATTTTGTAATGTAGACAGGAATGCAATTATTGAAGAAAGGGATGTAAAGCCGTATTTATACGAGATACCTCTGATCCTTGTTGAACAAGGTCTGGATAAGCTCATTATCCAAAAGTTGCGATTAAAGACGAATGGGAATACCCTGGGTAAGTGGGTATCGATCCTGGAGATTTTAAGAAATCCGAGCCGGGCGACGGAGATTGCAATTGTTGGTAAATATATTGGACATCAATCTGCGTACGAGTCTATTTATGAATCCCTGATCCATGGAGGAATAGGCAACAATGCACGGGTAAGGATACGGAGGGTAGAGTCAGAAGAAGTTGAAAAAAACGGAGCAAGGTTACACCTCGAAGGGGTGGGAGGCATCCTTGTCCCCGGCGGTTTTGGCATGCGTGGTATAGAAGGAAAGATTGAAGCGATACAGTATGCGAGGGAAAGTAATATTCCTTATTTTGGCATCTGCCTCGGAATGCAGTGTGCGGCTATTGAATTTGCAAGAAACGTATGTAATCTGGAAAAGGCGAACAGTACCGAATTTGATATTAATACCCCCCATCCTGTAATTAGTTTACTGGAGGAGCAGCGGGCGGTATATGCCAAAGGAGGCACGATGCGGTTAGGTGCACAGCCTTGCATAATCGGAAAGGATACCAGGGCGTATGAAGTCTATAAAACCAGGAATATATCAGAGCGTCACCGGCACAGGTATGAGTTTAATAATGCATATAAAGAAATATTTTCAGCCAATGGAATGGTCTTTAGCGGACATTCCTCCGGCGATCAGTTAGTTGAGATTATGGAGCTACGGGATCACCCCTGGTTTGTGTGTGTGCAGTTTCACCCGGAGTTTAAATCAAAACCCACCAACCCGCATCCCTTGTTTAAGGGATTTATAAAGGCCGCCCTTGAAAGGTAA
- a CDS encoding IS1634 family transposase yields the protein MQGSESFEILTAKRLDHLPLVSACMRYLEIGQIIDELVDSHKLNCVSTGECLQAMVLSILTGQHALYKVSEVLGDYDTEIVFQKQIKAESFHDNRLGAALDQMWEAGLGMLYSKLIAKAIMKYSLGLEKLHFDTTSISLYGAYEQEEDGDDIPRITYGHSKDKRTDLKQVLFGMTVSGDGGVPLTGRITSGNTSDSTENRFNLETLREIVPDISRSILVSDSKFFSAPTVEMAFEQGISFISLMPKTVGMYEEILKEDKPSEILLTTPGRRKGEYEEYRGFSLIAPYVYKTDNAEQRHRQMRFVVVESTALQKQKERVWKAKKEKEYQGLTKLSQGIQKREFACEEDALREIDKLRKQIKVDYHRLGFEREKRTVIEKRQHRGRPRAGEQLPQRESWTVNLSFQEDAEHLSQSKQRLNKFILVTNILDSSRMTDAEILKAYKGQSSVETNFKWAKNPAAVAPIFLKDPKRIAVLGFVYLVALMVYTLMQRQIRQSLKRDQKSIPGNKGLTDNPTGRVLFQNMRGIAVVVVSLGESVFKQVTNFTQLHEDILNYFAFDTAIYQSLKTISSA from the coding sequence ATGCAGGGGAGTGAATCTTTTGAAATTCTAACTGCCAAGAGACTTGATCACCTTCCTTTGGTATCAGCTTGTATGCGATACCTGGAAATTGGTCAGATTATCGACGAACTGGTTGATTCTCACAAACTCAATTGTGTAAGTACCGGAGAATGTCTCCAGGCAATGGTCTTGTCAATCCTGACCGGTCAGCATGCTCTGTACAAAGTCTCAGAAGTATTGGGTGACTATGATACCGAGATTGTTTTCCAGAAACAGATTAAGGCCGAGTCATTCCATGATAACCGGTTAGGGGCGGCACTGGATCAGATGTGGGAAGCCGGTTTGGGAATGTTGTATTCAAAGCTCATAGCAAAAGCTATCATGAAATACTCGCTAGGACTGGAGAAGCTGCATTTTGATACTACCAGTATTAGCCTGTACGGTGCTTATGAGCAAGAAGAAGATGGGGATGACATTCCGAGAATTACGTATGGACATAGTAAGGATAAGAGAACAGACCTCAAGCAAGTACTATTTGGAATGACGGTTAGTGGAGATGGGGGAGTTCCTCTTACAGGAAGGATTACCTCGGGGAACACCTCTGACAGCACGGAGAACCGGTTTAACCTGGAAACATTGCGAGAGATAGTGCCGGATATTTCCCGGAGCATCCTTGTTTCGGATAGTAAATTTTTTTCTGCCCCAACCGTAGAGATGGCCTTTGAGCAGGGGATTTCTTTTATCAGTTTGATGCCAAAAACGGTAGGGATGTATGAGGAGATACTCAAGGAGGATAAGCCATCAGAGATTCTTTTGACTACCCCAGGTAGGAGAAAAGGAGAATATGAAGAGTACCGGGGGTTTTCTCTGATAGCACCTTATGTCTATAAGACAGACAACGCAGAGCAAAGACACAGGCAGATGAGGTTTGTGGTAGTGGAATCAACCGCCCTTCAGAAACAGAAAGAAAGGGTATGGAAGGCAAAGAAAGAAAAGGAATATCAGGGGCTTACGAAACTTTCTCAGGGGATACAGAAAAGGGAATTTGCTTGTGAGGAGGATGCGCTGAGGGAAATTGATAAACTCAGAAAACAGATCAAGGTAGACTATCATAGGTTGGGCTTTGAGAGGGAGAAGAGAACGGTTATTGAAAAAAGACAGCACAGAGGCCGACCAAGAGCAGGAGAACAACTTCCCCAGAGGGAGAGTTGGACAGTAAATCTCTCTTTTCAGGAAGACGCTGAGCACCTCTCTCAGAGTAAGCAAAGACTGAACAAATTCATTCTGGTAACGAATATTTTGGATTCTTCCCGGATGACTGATGCAGAGATTCTGAAGGCATACAAGGGACAGTCTTCAGTGGAGACAAACTTTAAATGGGCTAAGAATCCTGCAGCAGTAGCTCCTATCTTCCTGAAGGATCCAAAGAGAATTGCGGTCTTAGGATTTGTTTATCTGGTAGCCCTTATGGTATATACGCTGATGCAACGGCAGATAAGACAGTCACTGAAAAGGGATCAGAAGAGCATACCGGGTAATAAGGGACTAACTGATAATCCAACAGGGAGAGTACTGTTTCAAAATATGAGAGGAATAGCTGTGGTTGTTGTCTCTCTTGGTGAGTCTGTCTTTAAGCAGGTTACCAATTTTACGCAACTGCATGAGGATATTCTGAATTATTTCGCCTTTGATACTGCAATCTATCAATCATTAAAAACGATTTCTTCTGCTTAA
- a CDS encoding class I SAM-dependent DNA methyltransferase yields the protein MAQNNELEKTLWAAADKLRNNMDAAEYKHVVLGLIFLKYISDAFHDLYEKLKAGEGEFEGADPEDKDEYLAHNIFFVPEKARWQYLQDKAKKPEIGKLVDGAMDSIERLNPTLKGILPKIYADPELDKQRLGELIDLIGTIGFNQSGHKAKDLLGRVYEYFLGQFADAEGKKGGQFYTPACIVKLLVEMLEPYKGRVYDGCCGSGGMFVQSEKFIEEHGGRIGDISIFGQESNPTTLRLAKMNLAIRGIDAKIEPGDTFLQDKHPDLKADFILANPPFNVSDWSGEQLRDDKRWKYGVPPAGNANYAWLQHFVHKLSPNGTAGIVLANGSMNSNSGGEGEIRQGMIEAGLIDCMVALPAQLFYNTMIPACLWFLARNKANGKFRNRSNEILFIDARKLGTMINRRNKELTDSDIKRIAETYHYWRNKNGNYEDKPGFCKSATIQEVKNNNYVLMPGRYVGTEIEEDDGVPFDEKMNALTSKLAEQFAKGAELEKEIKRNLKGIGYEI from the coding sequence ATGGCGCAAAATAATGAATTAGAAAAGACACTATGGGCGGCGGCTGACAAGCTCCGCAATAATATGGATGCGGCTGAGTATAAGCATGTTGTGCTTGGTTTGATTTTTCTGAAATATATCTCAGACGCCTTTCATGATCTTTATGAAAAATTGAAAGCCGGGGAAGGTGAATTTGAAGGCGCTGACCCGGAAGATAAGGACGAGTACCTTGCCCATAATATCTTTTTTGTCCCAGAGAAAGCGCGTTGGCAGTATCTCCAGGATAAGGCAAAAAAACCGGAGATAGGAAAGCTCGTTGATGGCGCAATGGATTCCATAGAAAGGCTTAATCCTACTTTAAAAGGGATTTTGCCAAAAATCTACGCAGATCCTGAACTGGACAAACAACGGCTGGGAGAGCTTATTGATCTTATCGGAACTATTGGATTCAACCAAAGCGGGCATAAGGCAAAGGATTTACTTGGCAGGGTGTATGAATATTTTCTCGGTCAGTTTGCCGACGCCGAAGGGAAAAAAGGAGGTCAATTTTATACACCTGCCTGCATCGTAAAACTCCTTGTAGAAATGCTTGAGCCGTATAAAGGCCGTGTTTATGACGGGTGCTGCGGTTCCGGCGGTATGTTTGTTCAGAGCGAAAAGTTTATTGAGGAGCATGGAGGGCGTATTGGCGACATTTCCATATTCGGGCAGGAATCAAACCCGACAACCCTACGACTTGCAAAGATGAACCTTGCCATTCGCGGTATTGATGCAAAGATTGAACCCGGGGACACGTTTTTACAAGACAAACACCCTGATTTGAAGGCGGATTTTATCCTTGCCAATCCACCATTTAATGTGAGCGACTGGAGCGGTGAACAGCTTCGCGATGATAAACGCTGGAAATATGGCGTGCCGCCTGCAGGAAACGCCAATTATGCCTGGCTTCAACACTTTGTGCATAAATTAAGCCCCAATGGCACTGCCGGGATAGTTTTGGCGAACGGAAGCATGAACTCAAACTCCGGCGGTGAAGGGGAAATCCGCCAAGGCATGATTGAGGCAGGACTTATTGACTGCATGGTTGCCCTTCCCGCTCAGCTTTTTTATAACACCATGATTCCCGCATGCCTGTGGTTTCTGGCGCGCAATAAGGCGAATGGAAAATTCCGTAATCGTTCAAATGAAATTCTGTTTATAGATGCGCGCAAGCTCGGCACAATGATAAACCGCCGGAATAAAGAACTGACAGATAGCGATATAAAACGTATTGCTGAAACCTATCACTACTGGCGCAATAAAAACGGCAATTACGAGGACAAGCCTGGTTTCTGTAAATCAGCGACAATTCAGGAAGTAAAAAATAATAATTATGTCCTTATGCCTGGACGCTATGTGGGTACTGAGATCGAAGAAGATGACGGCGTGCCATTTGACGAAAAGATGAACGCATTAACTTCAAAATTGGCAGAACAATTTGCAAAAGGCGCTGAACTGGAAAAAGAGATAAAAAGGAATCTGAAAGGGATAGGGTATGAGATTTAA
- a CDS encoding DUF1016 N-terminal domain-containing protein: MRFNLIIDKEYKDWLTEIKLKVRHAQLKAAVKVNTELLVLYWELGADIVAKQEHAKWGEGLINRLSKDLMSEFPDMKGFSRSNLMYIKKWYLFYRKSSAIVQQPVGQFTKQLVSQFPVRKISQQPVGQIGQQIIAQITQISWGYNILLLEKIKDAQIRICYMQKIIEHG, encoded by the coding sequence ATGAGATTTAATCTCATTATAGATAAAGAATATAAAGACTGGCTTACAGAGATTAAATTAAAGGTCCGGCATGCCCAGCTTAAAGCGGCGGTAAAGGTAAATACAGAACTCCTTGTGTTGTATTGGGAACTCGGTGCAGATATTGTAGCCAAACAGGAACATGCTAAATGGGGCGAAGGGTTGATTAACCGGCTGAGCAAGGATTTGATGTCCGAATTTCCTGATATGAAAGGTTTTTCCCGAAGTAATTTGATGTATATAAAAAAGTGGTATCTGTTTTACCGTAAGAGCAGCGCAATTGTCCAACAGCCTGTTGGACAATTTACGAAACAGCTTGTTTCGCAATTTCCGGTACGCAAAATTAGCCAACAGCCTGTTGGACAAATTGGACAACAGATCATTGCCCAAATTACCCAAATATCCTGGGGATACAACATCCTGCTGTTAGAAAAAATAAAAGACGCACAAATTCGTATCTGTTATATGCAAAAAATTATTGAACATGGCTGA
- a CDS encoding PDDEXK nuclease domain-containing protein, producing MSSKNNLTFKALVKAICLVHTQMTQQAAKAVNVSLTMRNWFIGMYITEFELHGAGRAGYGENLFKVLAEKLADHNVSGCRFRQLYNYRNFYQAYPQILRTVSAKFKNLTIPIKQSQHKLWTASAKFTTDPEKLLSSLSYSHLELLVKIDDSFKRFFYECECIRGNWSVRELERQIASLYYERSGLSRDKKKLSTLSSKSSEINTPELTVRDPYIFEFIGLKSREVMGESHLEDALLDRLQEFMLELGHGFCFEARQKRILLDDEHNFVDLVFYHRILKCHILIELKVDQFKYEHIGQLNTYVSWYKKHAMTEGDNPPIGILLCTGKNHAKVEYALAGMDNKLFVTKYQLELPKKEAIRKFLEQELRGKE from the coding sequence ATGAGTTCTAAAAATAACTTAACATTCAAAGCTTTGGTCAAAGCTATTTGTCTTGTCCATACGCAAATGACACAACAGGCCGCTAAAGCGGTCAATGTCAGCCTCACCATGCGCAATTGGTTTATTGGTATGTATATTACGGAATTTGAGCTTCATGGGGCTGGCAGGGCAGGGTATGGTGAAAATCTTTTTAAAGTGCTTGCTGAAAAGCTGGCGGATCACAATGTAAGCGGATGCCGGTTCAGGCAATTATACAATTACAGAAATTTTTACCAGGCATACCCGCAGATTTTGCGGACAGTGTCCGCAAAATTTAAAAATCTGACTATTCCGATCAAGCAAAGCCAGCATAAATTGTGGACAGCGTCCGCAAAATTCACAACCGATCCTGAAAAACTGCTTAGCAGCCTTTCATACAGCCATTTGGAGTTACTGGTTAAGATAGACGATTCTTTTAAACGTTTTTTTTACGAGTGTGAGTGTATCCGCGGTAACTGGTCGGTGCGGGAACTTGAGCGCCAAATAGCATCCCTATATTACGAGCGTTCCGGACTTTCCCGGGATAAAAAGAAGCTTTCCACTCTGTCCTCGAAAAGTTCGGAAATCAATACGCCGGAATTGACCGTTCGGGATCCGTACATATTTGAATTTATCGGGCTTAAATCACGTGAAGTTATGGGCGAATCGCATCTTGAAGATGCCCTTCTTGACCGTTTGCAGGAATTTATGCTGGAACTTGGCCATGGGTTTTGTTTTGAAGCGCGGCAAAAACGCATCCTGCTTGACGATGAGCACAATTTTGTAGACCTTGTGTTTTACCATCGCATACTGAAATGCCATATTCTGATTGAATTAAAAGTTGACCAGTTTAAATATGAGCATATCGGACAGCTTAATACCTATGTCAGTTGGTATAAAAAACATGCCATGACCGAAGGAGATAACCCGCCGATAGGCATACTGTTGTGTACCGGTAAGAACCATGCGAAGGTTGAATATGCGCTGGCGGGAATGGACAATAAGCTTTTCGTTACCAAATACCAACTGGAGTTACCGAAAAAGGAAGCTATTCGAAAGTTCCTTGAACAAGAGCTGAGAGGCAAAGAATAA
- a CDS encoding restriction endonuclease subunit S — MGFKRWEHFKLDSLCQITSSKRIFAEEYVEYGTPFFRSKEIIQKALGESITEFLFISKERFSEIKKQFGAPQKGDVLLSSVGNRSGVPYLVKESDGDFYFKDGNLIWFKDFNPKLSCDYLYYWLKSSIGQNLLNSIMIGSAQKALTIIGLSGLEITLPSLSTQRRIASILSALDDKIELNHQTNQTLEAIAQAIYKEWFVNFNFPTSEGKPYRDSGGEMQDSELGPIPKRWMMSTLGNEGEFKNGINYSRDERGDALFSIVNVRDIVADKFLSKPSLDIIQIDRKKAQPYILKTDDILIVRSASPGETAILLIEEQDIIYSGFTIRYRLRNKKYFLYLFFILQNVKGALENLSNGTTLKNINQEMLKDYKINYPTEEIVASFNEIIEPIFEKIFINNQQNYNLEKVRDSLLPKLISGKIDM, encoded by the coding sequence ATGGGTTTTAAGAGATGGGAACATTTTAAGCTTGACAGTTTATGCCAAATCACATCTAGCAAAAGAATATTTGCTGAAGAATATGTTGAATATGGCACCCCTTTTTTTCGCTCCAAAGAAATTATTCAAAAAGCCCTTGGAGAAAGTATTACAGAATTTTTGTTTATTTCCAAAGAAAGGTTCTCTGAAATAAAAAAACAATTTGGTGCGCCTCAAAAAGGAGATGTTCTTTTAAGTTCGGTTGGGAATAGGTCTGGTGTCCCTTATCTTGTTAAAGAGAGTGATGGGGATTTCTATTTTAAGGACGGAAACTTGATATGGTTCAAAGATTTTAATCCAAAACTATCTTGTGATTATCTGTACTATTGGCTCAAATCTTCTATAGGACAAAACCTGTTAAATTCTATTATGATAGGCTCGGCACAGAAAGCTTTAACAATTATTGGATTATCAGGTCTTGAAATTACTCTTCCCTCTCTATCCACTCAACGCCGTATTGCTTCTATCCTTTCCGCCCTTGACGACAAAATTGAACTCAACCATCAGACGAATCAGACGTTGGAGGCAATTGCTCAGGCGATATACAAGGAGTGGTTTGTCAATTTCAATTTCCCCACTTCCGAAGGCAAACCATACAGAGATAGCGGTGGAGAAATGCAGGACAGCGAACTTGGCCCTATTCCGAAGCGGTGGATGATGTCTACGCTCGGAAATGAAGGAGAATTTAAAAATGGAATTAATTATTCACGAGATGAACGTGGCGATGCGTTATTTTCGATTGTAAATGTTCGAGATATTGTTGCGGATAAGTTTTTGTCAAAACCAAGTTTGGATATAATTCAGATTGATAGGAAAAAGGCGCAACCGTATATACTAAAAACAGATGATATTCTAATTGTAAGGAGCGCAAGCCCAGGTGAGACGGCTATTTTACTAATAGAGGAGCAAGATATTATTTATTCAGGTTTTACGATCAGATATCGCTTGCGAAACAAAAAATATTTCCTGTATTTATTTTTTATTCTACAAAATGTAAAGGGTGCACTTGAAAATTTGTCGAACGGAACAACTCTAAAAAATATTAATCAAGAGATGCTGAAAGATTACAAGATAAATTATCCTACAGAAGAAATTGTTGCGAGCTTTAATGAAATAATCGAACCAATATTCGAGAAGATATTTATAAATAATCAGCAAAATTATAATCTAGAAAAAGTCCGCGATAGCTTGTTACCTAAACTAATAAGCGGAAAAATTGATATGTAG
- a CDS encoding SIR2 family protein — protein MTTLKDALFDGIQNRTLTDSQKTEWNAVVGNLQNGADLENALNSVNDQDLLKTLTDITSSFIADLDKQFAYQIAQGLAKWPATGLLKKLVETLPEGDRILHVLTPNYDMLFEYACDFAGISYTNGLFGGIERKKDWKAVDRALLEPEQICQGRKMKTVYRHKKHVRLYKVHGSLNYFFHRNSVIENNAWMWNPPNFVSRVMITPGISKYQTLQRYRQELLQSADAAIDKTTHFLFLGYGFNDSHLEEYIKRKLITQSCHGLIVTKDSNSRIDSLLSQSDNLWLICKEDNNTKIYNKKYSGNLILLGQKLWDIHEFTNRILGG, from the coding sequence ATGACCACCCTGAAAGATGCACTCTTTGATGGAATCCAGAATAGGACTTTAACAGATTCGCAGAAAACGGAATGGAATGCAGTTGTTGGTAACTTACAAAACGGGGCAGATTTGGAGAATGCGCTGAATTCAGTAAATGATCAAGACTTGCTGAAAACATTGACTGACATCACAAGTTCATTCATCGCCGACTTAGACAAACAATTTGCCTATCAGATAGCCCAGGGTTTGGCTAAATGGCCTGCTACCGGATTATTAAAGAAACTGGTTGAAACACTTCCCGAAGGTGACCGCATTCTTCATGTACTGACGCCAAACTACGACATGCTCTTTGAATATGCCTGTGACTTTGCTGGCATCTCTTATACAAACGGCCTTTTTGGTGGGATTGAACGTAAAAAAGATTGGAAGGCTGTGGATCGAGCATTGCTCGAACCTGAGCAAATATGCCAAGGCAGGAAGATGAAGACGGTCTATAGACACAAAAAGCATGTACGCCTTTACAAGGTACACGGTTCGCTTAATTACTTTTTCCATCGCAATTCCGTTATAGAAAACAATGCCTGGATGTGGAATCCACCGAATTTCGTATCGCGTGTAATGATCACGCCTGGGATTTCAAAATATCAAACGCTTCAACGGTATAGGCAGGAACTTCTACAATCCGCTGATGCCGCAATAGACAAGACGACACATTTTCTTTTTCTCGGATATGGATTTAACGACAGTCATCTTGAGGAATACATCAAACGCAAGCTCATTACGCAATCATGTCATGGTTTGATTGTGACAAAAGATTCTAATTCACGGATCGACTCTCTGCTCAGTCAATCAGACAATCTTTGGTTGATTTGCAAAGAAGATAATAACACTAAAATCTATAACAAAAAGTATTCAGGCAACCTTATACTCTTAGGTCAAAAGCTTTGGGATATACATGAATTCACAAATCGAATTTTAGGAGGTTAA